In Leptodactylus fuscus isolate aLepFus1 chromosome 2, aLepFus1.hap2, whole genome shotgun sequence, one genomic interval encodes:
- the OLIG1 gene encoding oligodendrocyte transcription factor 1, whose translation MQICRFIENREKMLRHCPGDMPGGKVTQEHSSVCRHPSSLLTLNESKDKILSTVNMHRCGRQNRDVKEEQQQLRKKINSRERKRMQDLNLAMDALREVIMPYSATHCQSSPGRKLSKIATLLLARNYILLLGSSLQELRRIIGDMSGPGPRLLLAGLPLFAAPGSVFFSPSSGGHCGDPQRPSKLHSLSLEEQQCSAFSVPGGSSSLCTCTVCRFTHFIPTSFNIKAIQLSK comes from the coding sequence ATGCAGATCTGCAGGTTCATAGAAAACAGAGAGAAGATGTTGCGACACTGTCCAGGGGACATGCCAGGAGGCAAAGTTACCCAAGAACATTCCTCTGTTTGCCGACATCCTTCTTCACTCTTGACCTTGAATGAGAGCAAAGACAAGATCCTGTCCACTGTCAACATGCACAGATGTGGAAGGCAGAACCGAGACGTTAAAGAAGAGCAgcagcagctgaggaagaagataAACAGCAGGGAAAGGAAGAGAATGCAAGACCTCAACCTAGCCATGGATGCCTTAAGAGAGGTCATCATGCCCTACTCGGCCACCCATTGCCAGAGCTCACCTGGACGCAAATTGTCTAAGATCGCCACCCTACTGCTGGCCCGGAACTATATCCTATTACTGGGGAGCTCCCTCCAAGAACTGCGCAGGATCATTGGTGACATGAGTGGCCCTGGACCCAGGTTACTACTGGCCGGCTTGCCCTTATTTGCCGCTCCAGGCTCAGTGTTCTTCTCGCCAAGTTCTGGTGGGCACTGCGGAGACCCTCAACGTCCGAGCAAGTTACACTCACTTTCCCTGGAAGAACAACAATGCTCAGCGTTCAGTGTCCCCGGGGGGAGTAGTAGTCTTTGTACCTGTACAGTCTGTCGGTTTACTCACTTTATTCCAACCAGCTTCAACATAAAAGCCATACAGTTATCCAAGTGA